DNA sequence from the Eubacterium sp. 1001713B170207_170306_E7 genome:
GTAGTGATGTGTGTAAAAGCAATAAGTCTACGAGCCGAAAGGCCGAGCTGGTTAGAATCCAGAACCAACGGTATAGTCCGGATGAAAGAAATTAGCACAGTTGATGCGCTTAGTATTGAGCCCTTAGGTTATACAGACCTAGGGGCTATTTTAATGCGACCTGACAGACCCACAGGAGGTATCATCATGAACGTCAAAACGAAGACGATCACCCAAATGGCGGTATTGGCAGCGATGTCGATACTATTGGTCTACCTGATTCATTTTCCTATCTTTCCGGCAGCTCCGTTTTTAGAGTATGATCCGGCAGATATCCCCATTTTGATCGGTACATTTATGTTTGGTCCGTTAGGCGGTCTGGTTTTAACGGCAGTTGTTTGTGTTTTGCAGGGGCTGACCGTAAGCTCAGCCAGTGGTTTTATTGGAATTATGATGCATTTCTTTGCAACCGGAAGTTTTGTTCTGGTAGCAGGTAATATTTACAAGAAGCACCGTACACGTAAGGGCGCCATTGTCGGTTTGTTCTTTGGAGCACTTGCAATGACCATCACAATGGTTATCTGGAACCTGATCTTTACCCCGCTGTTCATGGGGACCCCGATTGAAGCGGTTATGGCAATGCTTATCCCGGTCATTATTCCGTTTAATCTCATCAAAACAGGCGTCAATGCCCTTATCACCTTCATTGTTTATAAGTCTGTGTCAAAGGTATTAGGCATGG
Encoded proteins:
- a CDS encoding ECF transporter S component, with the protein product MNVKTKTITQMAVLAAMSILLVYLIHFPIFPAAPFLEYDPADIPILIGTFMFGPLGGLVLTAVVCVLQGLTVSSASGFIGIMMHFFATGSFVLVAGNIYKKHRTRKGAIVGLFFGALAMTITMVIWNLIFTPLFMGTPIEAVMAMLIPVIIPFNLIKTGVNALITFIVYKSVSKVLGMEIKETKLAE